CCAGCGCGAGGCCGGCACCGGCTACTTCGATCGGGTCTCGACCGCCCTCAACCCGGACGCGTCGACCCTCGCTCTCGTCGGCTCCACCGAGTCCGAGCAGTTCCACTGATCCGCGCTCGCCACGATCTCAGGAGACAGACATGACCATCCTCGCCCCCGCCCCGCCGGCGGAGCAGACCCATCCCCCCGTCCACCCCAGCATGCGCGTGGTCGGCCCCCTGCGCCCGCGCTACGCCGAGATCCTCACGCCCGAGGCGCTGGCTTTCCTCACCCAGCTGCACGAGCTGTTCGCCGGTGCGCGCTACGACCGCCTCGCCGATCGGATGCGCCACGGCTACGAGGTCGGCCTCGGCCGCGACCCGAAGTTCCGCGAGGACACGCGCCGCATCCGCGAGAACCCGAGCTGGCGCGTCGCCGGCGCCGGCCCGGGCCTCGAGGACCGACGCGTCGAGATCACCGGTCCCACCGATCCGCGCATGACGATCAACGCGCTCAACTCGGGCGCGAAGGTCTGGCTCGCCGACCAGGAGGACGCCACGAGCCCCACCTGGGCGAACGTCATCGGCGGCCAGCTGTCGCTGTACGACGCGATCCGCGAGCGCCTCGAGTACACCTCTCCCGAGGGCAAGCACTACGCCGTCACCGCCGAGCGCACGCCCACGATCGTGATGCGCCCGCGCGGCTGGCACCTCGAGGAGCACCACCTGCACTTCACCGACCGCCACGGCCGCACGATGGCCGCGTCCGGCTCGCTCGTGGACTTCGGCCTGTACGCGTTCCACAACGCGCGCGAGCTCATCGCGCGCGGCCGCGGGCCGTACTTCTACCTGCCGAAGCTGGAGTCGGCCGAGGAGGCGCGGCTGTGGGATCAGGTGTTCACGTTCACCGAGCAGTTCCTGCACCTGCCACACGGCACGATCCGCGCGACGGTGCTCATCGAGACACTTCCGGCGGCGTTCCAGATGGAGGAGATCCTCTACGAGCTGCGCGATCACTGCGCGGGCCTGAACGCCGGGCGGTGGGACTACATCTTCTCGATCATCAAGACCTACCGCGGCCGCGGCTCGCGCTTCGTGCTGCCCGACCGCAACGAGGTCACGATGACCGTGGGCTTCATGCGCGCCTACACCGAGCTGCTCGTGAAGACCTGCCACAAGCGGGGCGCCTACGCGATCGGCGGCATGAGCGCCTTCATCCCGAGCCGCCGCGATCCCGAGGTCAACGCCAACGCGCTCGCCAAGGTCGCGGCCGACAAGAAGCGCGAGGCCGGCGACGGGTTCGACGGCACGTGGGTGGCGCACCCCGACCTCATCCCGGTCGCGCAGGCCGAGTTCGACGCGGTGCTCGGCGAGCGCCCGCACCAGCTCGAGCGGCAGCGCGACGACGTCGACGTGCGCGAGCGCCACCTGCTCTCGCTGCACATCGGCCGCCCGATCACCGAGCGCGGCGTGGCCGAGAACGTCGAGGTGGCGATCCGCTACATCGAGGCGTGGCTGCGGGGGCAGGGCGCCGTGGCGATCAACAACCTCATGGAGGACGCCGCGACCGCCGAGATCTCGCGCTCGCAGATCTGGCAGTGGATCCACCAGGATCAGTCGACCGCCGAGGGCACCCCGATCACCACCGAGTACGTCTCGGCGATCATCGACCGCGTGCTCGGGTCGATCGAGCGTCGCGACGGCGACCGCTTCGACGACGCCGCGCAGGTGTTCCGCGACGTGGCGCTGAGCCGCACCTTCACGCCGTTCCTCACGACGAAGGCCTACGCCGACCACCTCGTCGAGCGCGCCTGAGCCGCGCGGCACGCAGGGCCCGGGACCCGCACGGGGTTCCGGGCCCTCGCCGCGCCCCGTCCGCGCTCAGACGCGCGGCGTAAGATGTCGGGCGTGTTCGAGATGGGATCCCTTCGGGGAGTGAGGAGGCCGTCGACGCGCTCTGCGTCGGCGAGCAACAGAGCCTGACGGCCCACCGCCATTCCCGGTGAGGCCGGCGCTTCGCCGTGCCCGCCGTCCCTCCGCGCGACCCACCCGGTCGGCGCGTCCTCATCCGTCTCCACAGAGAGCACACTCATGCATTCCCTCGATGCCGCCCGCATCCGGGCGTCCTTCGCGAACGTCACGCTTCGCGAGCGCAAGACCATCACCCTGCCCGACCTCGACGCGATCCGCTGGGACCGCATCGACTTCCTCGGCTGGCGCGATCCGAAGCTGCCCCTCGTGGGCTACGTGGTCGCCGAGATCGACGGCGAGCCCGTCGGCCTCCTGCTGAAGCAGGCCGAGGCCACTCCCCGCCACCGCACCCAGTGCTCGTGGTGCGCCGACGTGCACCTGCCCAACGACGTCGTGCTGTTCGGCACGCGCCGGGCCGGTGCCGCCGGGCGCCGCGGCGACGCGATCGGCACCCTCGTGTGCGCCGCGTTCGAGTGCAACGTCAACGTGCGCCGCAAGCCGCCCGTGGCCTACGTCGGCTTCGACGTGGAGGCCGCGCGGCAGGCGCGGATCGCGGCGCTGCGCGCGAACGTCGAGCGCTTCGTCCGCGACGCCGTGGCCGGCTGAGCAGCGGGACGCGAACGGGCCCGGATCCCCGGGCCCGTTCGGCGTCAGCCGGCGATGGCCTCGGCGATCGGCACGTCGCCGGAGCCGAAGGCGATCGTGCGGCGCACCGACGACGGCTCGCGCAGCACCGCCGCGATGACGGCCGCGACATCGGCGCGCGGCACGCGGCCGGAGCCGGGCTCGCGCACCTCGATGCGCCCGGTCGGCTCGTCGAGCGTGAGCGGGCCGGGCGCCACGATCGTCCAGTCGAGATCCGTGCCGCGCAGGTGGGCGTCGGCGGCGGCCTTGGCCTCGGCGTAGGGGAAGAAATCGCTGTCCTCGGGGACGCCGTGGTCCGGCCCCGCTCCGAGGTACGACACCATCACGTATCGGCGCACGCCGGCGAGCGCCGCGGCGTCGATGGAGCGGATCGCCGCGTCGCGGTCGACGGCGTACGTGCGGCGCGGATCGCCGCCGCCCGCCCCGGCGGACCACACGACCGCGTCGTGCCCGGCGAACAGGGCCGCGATCTCCGCGGTGTCGAGCGCCTCGACGTCGGCCACGAGCGGCGTGGCGCCGGCGGCCTCGACGTCGGACCAGTGATCCGGATTCCGGATGATCGCCGTGACCTCGTCGCCGCGCTCCGCGAGCTGGGGTGCGAGCCGCAGCGCGACCTTGCCGTGTCCACCGATGACGATGATGCGTGCCATGTGCCTTCTCCGATCCGTGGGGTCGCGATCCACGCTACGACGGAACGCGACGGCGCGGGCCGTCAGGCGCGACGCAGCTGCGCGGCGGCCGGGCAGTCGAACGGGTCGCGGGCGGCCAGGCCCACGCGGTTGAGGTAGTCGATGACGATCGCGTACGAGCGCACGAGCGTGGTCTCGGTGTAGGGCACGTTGTTCGCCGCGCAGTAGTCGCGGACGATCTCGCTGGCGCGGGCGAGGTGCGGCCGCGCCATGCTCGGGAACAGGTGGTGCTCGACCTGGTAGTTCAGGCCGCCCATCAGCGCGGTCGCCCACCAGCCGCCGGTGATGTTGCGCGAGGTGCGCACCTGCTTGCTGAAGAAGTCGAGCTTCGCGTCGGGAGCGATGATCGGCATGCCCTTGTGGTTCGGCGCGAACGAGGCGCCCATGTACACGCCGAACACGGCCAGCTGCACGCCGAGGAAGGCGAAGGCCATGCCGAGCGGCAGCACGAGGAACAGGGGAACGAGCAGGGCGGCGAAGCGCGCCGCAATGAGCCCGAGCTCCGTCCAGCGGTGCTTGACGGGTGCCCGCTGCATGAGGTGCTTCACGCCCTGCGCGTGCAGGTTCAGGCCCTCGAGGGCGAGCAGCGGAAAGAACAGCCAGCCCTGGCGACGGGTGATGGCCCGGCGCAGACCGCGCGCGGTGCGCGCGTCCTCCTCGAGGAACGAGATCGTGTCGACGGCGATGTCGGGATCCTTGTCGACGCGGTTCGGGTTGGCGTGGTGACGCGAGTGCTTGCTGTCCCACCACGACAGGCTGATGCCCACGATGCCGGCCGCCAGCACGCGGCCGAGCCGGTCGTTCGCGGGGCCGCTCGCGAGGATCTGGCGGTGCGCGGCCTCGTGCGCGAGGAACGCCACCTGAGTGAAGAGGATGCCCAGCGCCGCGGCGATGAGCAGCTGGAACCAGCTGTCGCCGAGAAGCACGAAACCGGTGATCGCTCCGCCGAACCCGAGGGCCAGCACGAGACCGACGACCCCGTAGAACCAGCGGGCGCGGCGCAGCAGGCCCGTCTCGCGCACCACCTTCGACACCTGCGAGTACGACTGGGCGATCGGCGGGAAGTCCGCCGCGCTCGCGTACGTCTGCCTGATCGGGCCGAGGCGGTCGGGCGGGGTGGTCAGGGTGGGTGCGATGGCAGACATCCGGCTTCCCGTCGTTCGGGCGGCCGCGTCGCGGCCTGTGCAGCCAAAGGCGGTTGCCGATCGCTGGGGGCCACGCTACCGGCGACGGTATACGGCTCCCTGCATACGCGCGGATTCACGGCAAAAGGAAAGACCCCCGGAGTGGAGTCCGGGGGTCTTGCCGAGCCGCTTGTCGGAATCGAACCGACGACCTATTCATTACGAGTGAATCGCTCTGCCGACTGAGCTAAAGCGGCGACCCGTGCCTGCGTGGCACGAGGAACAAGCATACCGGATCCGGCGGCCCGGATCGAATCGGGGCTCACCGGCAGGTGAGGCCGTCCTCGGGCACGGTTCCCTCGAGCAGGAAGTCCTCGACGGCGCTGTTCACGCACCGGCTGCCGCCGTTGTAGGCGGTGTGACCCTCGCCCTCGTGGGTGACGAGCACGCCGCTGGAGAGCTGATCGGCCAGCGACACCGCCCACTCGTACGGCGTGGCCGGGTCGCCCGTCGTGCCGATGACCACGATCGGCGCCGCCCCCTCGGCGGTGAGCTGACGGCGCTCGCCGCTGGGCGGGTAGGGCCACTCGGCGCACACGTCCGCGCCGCTCCAGTACGGGGCGATGGTCGGGGCGAGCTCGCGCACCTTCTGCTCGGTGGCGGCCTGTTCCGCGGCCGTCGTGGCCGGGTAGTCCATGCAGTTGTAGGCGTTGAACGCGTCGGTGCTGTTGTCGGCGTAGGTGCCGTCGGGGTTGCGGCCGTTGTAGAAGTCGGCGAGGAAGAACGCGTCGGTGGCGTCTCCCTCGAGCGCGCCCGCCAGGGCCGCGACGAGGTACGACCAGTTGTCCTCGGCGTAGAGCGCGGCGATCACGGCCGTCATGAGCGTGTCGGCGCCGAGCATCCGGCCGTCCTCCGCGCGGATCGGGCGGGCGTCGACGGCCGCCAGCAGTGCCGAGAGGTCGGACATCGCGTTGTCGACGGATCCCGTGAACGGGCATCCCTGCGTGCCGAGGCACCACTCGAAGAAGGAACGCAGCGAGCCCTCGAAGCCGACCGCCTGCGTCGTGCCGACCTCCTCGCCCGACACGGAGGGATCGATCGCACCGTCGAGCACGAGACGTCCGGCGCGCTCGGGGAACAGATCGGCGTAGGTCGCGCCGAGGAAGGTGCCGTAGGAGTAGCCCAGGTAGGTGAGCTCCTCCTGGCCGAGTACCGCGCGCAGCAGATCGAGATCGCGGGCGGACTGCTCCGTGGTGATGAACTCGAGGATGCCGCCGCTGTTGGCCTCGCACGCGTGCGCGTAGTCGGCGGCGCGGCCCTGCAGCTCGGACTCCCATTCGGGGGTGCCGCGCTCGGCGGCGGGGATGTCGTAGAGGTAGGCGTCCATCTGCGCGGCGTCGTAGCAGCGGACGGCGGTCGACTCCCCCACCCCGCGCGGGTCGAAGCCGACGATGTCGTAGGCCTCCCGCAGCGGCTGGCCGAAGGAGTACGCGAGGCTGTCGCGCACGAGGCTGACGCCGCTGCCGCCCGGGCCGCCCGGGTTCGCGAGCAGCGCGCCGACGGGCGTCGTCCGCTCGGCGAGGTGGCGAGTGACGGCGAGCTCGATCTCGCCCCGGTCGGGGTCGTGCCAGTCCAGCGGGGCCGTGATGGTGGTGCACTCGAAGCCCTCGCCGCACGACTCCCACTGCGGCGGCTGATCGTAGAAGCGCAGCAGGTCGTCGGGGACGCCCTCGGTGACCGGCGCCGGGTCGGGGCCGCGCGTCGCGAGCTGACCGAGCCCGAGACAACCGGTCAGCAGCGACACGATCGCCACGCCCACGATCCCCGCGAGCGCGCCGCGCGCGATCCGTCCTCTGCGCATCATGCCGCCCTTCGTCCGCTGACCACCGTCACGAGCAGGCTCTCGAGGGCGAGCGCCGGCTGCGCGTTCTGCTCGATCGCCTGCCGCGTCTCGGCGAGGTGATCGAGCACGAGGAGGGAGCGCTCCGGTTGCCAGGCGCCGGCCAGCGCGCGCAGCTCGTCGATGAGCTCGCGGTTGATGATGCCGTCCTCGCGGCCGAACTGCAGCATCGTGACGTCGCGGAAGAGCGATTGCAGGTCGGTGAGGACGCGGTCGAGGCCGTCTCGGAGGCTGCGGGTGGCGCGCCGCTTCTGCTCCTCCTCGAGCGCGGTCACCTGCGCACGGACGGCCGGCGGGATCCGGCCGCCCTCGGCCACGCCCACGGTGCGCAGCAGCGAGGCGCGTTCGGCCTCGTCGCGCTCGGCGGTGAGGGCCTTCGCGTCGGCCGTGGCGGCCTGCACGATCTCGCCGGCGACCTCGACGACGTCGCTGATGCTGCGCACGCGCAGCACGGCCCGCAGCGTCTCGTCGCGGCGACGGCGCGAGGCCTCGTCGGTGGCCAGGCGCTGCGCCATGCCGATGTGCCGCTGCGCGTGACGGGCGGCCTGCTCCGCCGCCTGCTCGTCGATGCCCGTGCGCGCGACGAGCAACCGGGCGACGTCGTCGACGTCCGGCTCGCGCAGGCGGAGGGTGCGCACGCGCGAGCGGATCGTCGGCAGCAGATCGGCGTCGCTGGGGGCGCACAGCACCCAGACCGTGCGCTCGGGCGGCTCCTCGAGGGCCTTCAGCAGCACGTTGGAGGTGCGCTCCGTCATGCGGTCGGCGTCCTCCATCACGATGACGCGGTAGCGCCCCAGCGACGGGGCGAAGTACGACCGTGCCGCGAGATCGCGCGCCTGGGCGATCGTGATGATGACGCCCTCGGTGCGCAGGGCGACGAGATCGGGGTGCGTGCCGGCGAGCACCTGCCGCATCGTCGCGACGTCGTCGGGCCGCTCGGCGATGAGCGCCGCCGCGAACGCGTGCGCGAGCGTCGAGCGCCCCGACCCGGGCGGGCCGGTGATCAGCCACGCGTGCGCGAGCGCGGCGGGATCGCGCGCGGCGTCGGCGAGCGTGGCGACGGCGTCGTCCTGACCCCAGACGTCGCCCCAGGGCAGTTCGGCGGCGAGAGCGGTCATACGCTTCAGCCTAACGGCGGCCTCCGACGTCGCGACCGCCGGGGCGGGCGGTGTGGATGGTGGCGCGGCGGGTGTGCGCGCGGCCGGACCGCGCGATCGAGGTGGCGCGGTGGCCCGGGGCAGGATCGGCCCGTGACGGCTCAGCCGAGGAGGGCCGCGACGCGCTCGCGCACCCGCGCGGCGAGCTCCCCGGGCGCGAGGGTCGCGTCGAGCACGAGGAAGCGATCCGGCTCGGCCGCGGCGAGCGCGAGATAGGCCTCGCGCACGCGGATGTGGAAGTCGGCGCGCTCGGCCTCGAGCCGGTCGAAGGGCTTGTCGTCGGCGTCGAGCCGGGCGCGCGCGGCGGCGGGGTCGAGGTCGAGCAGCACGGTGAGGTCGGGAAGGGCCCCGTCGGTGGCCCACATCGACAGGCCGCGGACCTCGTCGGCGCCGAGCACGCGCCCGGCGCCCTGGTACGCCACCGACGAGTCGAGGTAGCGGTCCTGGATCACGACCTCTCCCCGCTCGAGCGCCGGGCGCACGAGCGAGGCGATGTGGTGGGCGCGATCCGCCGCGAACAGCAGCGCCTCCGCGCGCGCGCCGATCTCGCCGCGGTGGTGCAGCACGATGTCGCGGATCAGCTGGCCGACCTCGGTACCGCCGGGCTCGCGGGTGCGCACGACCGTGCGGCCCTGCGCCTCGAACCACTCCTGCAGCAGGGCGGCCTGCGTCGTCTTACCCGATCCGTCCCCGCCCTCGAGCGTGATCCAGATCCCGCGCACGGCCGCCGTCACTTCTTCGCGGCGGTCTTGCGCGTGGTGGTCTTGCGCGTCGTCGTGCGCTTCTTGGCCGGCCCCTTGGCGCGCTTCTCGGCGATCAGCTCCACGGCGCGCTCGAACGTGATGTCGTCCACCGACTCGCCGCGCGGGATCGTGGCGTTCGTCTCGCCGTCGGTGACGTAGGGGCCGAACCGGCCGTCGCGCACCTTGATCGGCTTGCCGCTGACCGGATCGGCGTCGAACTCCTTGAGCGCGCTGGCGGCGCGGCGGGCGCCGTACTTCGGCTGCTTGTAGATCTCGAGCGCCTCGTCGAGGGTGATGTCGAAGATCTGGTCCTCGGTCTGCAGCGAGCGGGAGTCGGTGCCCTTCTTGAGGTACGGGCCGTAGCGGCCGTTCTGCGCGGTGATCTCCTCGCCCGACTCGGGGTCGACGCCGACGACGCGCGGCAGGTCGAGCAGCTGGATCGCCGTCTGCAGGTCGATCAGTTCCGGCGACATGCTCTTGAACAGCGACGCGCGGCGCGGCTTGGGCTCGTCCTTCTTCGCGGTGCGCTTCTTCGGCTTCTCGTCGGCGACCTCACCCGTCTCGGCGTCGGCGGCCTCCGGATCGACCGGATCCTCCTCCTCGAGGTACGGACCGAAGCGGCCGTCCTTGACGACGATGATCTTGCCGTTGGCGGGGTTCTCGCCGAGCACGCGGTTCCCGGCGACGGGAGCGTCGATGAGCTCCTGCACCTTCTCGGGCGTGAGCTCGTCGGGTGCGAGGTCCTCGGGCACGTTGATGATGCGGGGCTTCTCGTCGGGAGCCTCGGGGTTGATCACCTCGAGGTAGGGGCCGTACCGGCCGAAGCGGAGCGTGGCGACGTCGGTGAGCTTCGTCGCGTTGATCTCGCGCGCGTCGATCTCGCCGAGGTTCTCGACGATGTTGCGCAGGCCCGGGTGGCCGTCGCCGCCGAAGTAGAACGCCTTGAGCCAGTCGGCTCGGCGCTGCTCGCCGCGCGCGATCGCGTCGAGGTCGTCCTCGAGCTCGGCCGTGAAGTCGTAGTCCACGAGCTCGGCGAAGTGCTGCTCGAGCAGCCGCGTCACGCTGAACGCGAGCCAGGTGGGCACGAGCGCCTGGCCGCGCTTGACGACGTAGCCGCGATCGAGGATCACGCCGATGATGCTCGCGAACGTGGAGGGGCGACCGATGCCCTTGTCCTCGAGCGCCTTGACGAGGGTGGCCTCGGTGTAACGCGGCTTCGGGCTGGTCTGGTGACCCTTGGCCTCGGCCTCGCGCAGATCGAGCGTGTCGCCCTCGGCGACCGCCGGAAGCGACTGCTCGTCGGTCTTGTCGGCCTCGTTGCGCTTCTCGTCGCGGCCCTCCTCGTACGCCTCGAGGAAGCCCTTGAAGGTATAGACCGTGCCCGACGCGGTCAGCTCGACGCGCTTGCCGTCGGCCTGCGCCTCGAGCGTGACGGTGGTGGTCTCGAACTTGGCGTCGGCCATCTGGCTGGCGACGGTGCGCTTCCA
This genomic interval from Microbacterium sediminis contains the following:
- the aceB gene encoding malate synthase A, coding for MTILAPAPPAEQTHPPVHPSMRVVGPLRPRYAEILTPEALAFLTQLHELFAGARYDRLADRMRHGYEVGLGRDPKFREDTRRIRENPSWRVAGAGPGLEDRRVEITGPTDPRMTINALNSGAKVWLADQEDATSPTWANVIGGQLSLYDAIRERLEYTSPEGKHYAVTAERTPTIVMRPRGWHLEEHHLHFTDRHGRTMAASGSLVDFGLYAFHNARELIARGRGPYFYLPKLESAEEARLWDQVFTFTEQFLHLPHGTIRATVLIETLPAAFQMEEILYELRDHCAGLNAGRWDYIFSIIKTYRGRGSRFVLPDRNEVTMTVGFMRAYTELLVKTCHKRGAYAIGGMSAFIPSRRDPEVNANALAKVAADKKREAGDGFDGTWVAHPDLIPVAQAEFDAVLGERPHQLERQRDDVDVRERHLLSLHIGRPITERGVAENVEVAIRYIEAWLRGQGAVAINNLMEDAATAEISRSQIWQWIHQDQSTAEGTPITTEYVSAIIDRVLGSIERRDGDRFDDAAQVFRDVALSRTFTPFLTTKAYADHLVERA
- a CDS encoding FBP domain-containing protein; amino-acid sequence: MHSLDAARIRASFANVTLRERKTITLPDLDAIRWDRIDFLGWRDPKLPLVGYVVAEIDGEPVGLLLKQAEATPRHRTQCSWCADVHLPNDVVLFGTRRAGAAGRRGDAIGTLVCAAFECNVNVRRKPPVAYVGFDVEAARQARIAALRANVERFVRDAVAG
- a CDS encoding SDR family oxidoreductase, encoding MARIIVIGGHGKVALRLAPQLAERGDEVTAIIRNPDHWSDVEAAGATPLVADVEALDTAEIAALFAGHDAVVWSAGAGGGDPRRTYAVDRDAAIRSIDAAALAGVRRYVMVSYLGAGPDHGVPEDSDFFPYAEAKAAADAHLRGTDLDWTIVAPGPLTLDEPTGRIEVREPGSGRVPRADVAAVIAAVLREPSSVRRTIAFGSGDVPIAEAIAG
- a CDS encoding fatty acid desaturase family protein; protein product: MSAIAPTLTTPPDRLGPIRQTYASAADFPPIAQSYSQVSKVVRETGLLRRARWFYGVVGLVLALGFGGAITGFVLLGDSWFQLLIAAALGILFTQVAFLAHEAAHRQILASGPANDRLGRVLAAGIVGISLSWWDSKHSRHHANPNRVDKDPDIAVDTISFLEEDARTARGLRRAITRRQGWLFFPLLALEGLNLHAQGVKHLMQRAPVKHRWTELGLIAARFAALLVPLFLVLPLGMAFAFLGVQLAVFGVYMGASFAPNHKGMPIIAPDAKLDFFSKQVRTSRNITGGWWATALMGGLNYQVEHHLFPSMARPHLARASEIVRDYCAANNVPYTETTLVRSYAIVIDYLNRVGLAARDPFDCPAAAQLRRA
- a CDS encoding alpha/beta hydrolase, encoding MRRGRIARGALAGIVGVAIVSLLTGCLGLGQLATRGPDPAPVTEGVPDDLLRFYDQPPQWESCGEGFECTTITAPLDWHDPDRGEIELAVTRHLAERTTPVGALLANPGGPGGSGVSLVRDSLAYSFGQPLREAYDIVGFDPRGVGESTAVRCYDAAQMDAYLYDIPAAERGTPEWESELQGRAADYAHACEANSGGILEFITTEQSARDLDLLRAVLGQEELTYLGYSYGTFLGATYADLFPERAGRLVLDGAIDPSVSGEEVGTTQAVGFEGSLRSFFEWCLGTQGCPFTGSVDNAMSDLSALLAAVDARPIRAEDGRMLGADTLMTAVIAALYAEDNWSYLVAALAGALEGDATDAFFLADFYNGRNPDGTYADNSTDAFNAYNCMDYPATTAAEQAATEQKVRELAPTIAPYWSGADVCAEWPYPPSGERRQLTAEGAAPIVVIGTTGDPATPYEWAVSLADQLSSGVLVTHEGEGHTAYNGGSRCVNSAVEDFLLEGTVPEDGLTCR
- a CDS encoding DNA polymerase III subunit delta', which produces MTALAAELPWGDVWGQDDAVATLADAARDPAALAHAWLITGPPGSGRSTLAHAFAAALIAERPDDVATMRQVLAGTHPDLVALRTEGVIITIAQARDLAARSYFAPSLGRYRVIVMEDADRMTERTSNVLLKALEEPPERTVWVLCAPSDADLLPTIRSRVRTLRLREPDVDDVARLLVARTGIDEQAAEQAARHAQRHIGMAQRLATDEASRRRRDETLRAVLRVRSISDVVEVAGEIVQAATADAKALTAERDEAERASLLRTVGVAEGGRIPPAVRAQVTALEEEQKRRATRSLRDGLDRVLTDLQSLFRDVTMLQFGREDGIINRELIDELRALAGAWQPERSLLVLDHLAETRQAIEQNAQPALALESLLVTVVSGRRAA
- the tmk gene encoding dTMP kinase; translation: MRGIWITLEGGDGSGKTTQAALLQEWFEAQGRTVVRTREPGGTEVGQLIRDIVLHHRGEIGARAEALLFAADRAHHIASLVRPALERGEVVIQDRYLDSSVAYQGAGRVLGADEVRGLSMWATDGALPDLTVLLDLDPAAARARLDADDKPFDRLEAERADFHIRVREAYLALAAAEPDRFLVLDATLAPGELAARVRERVAALLG
- the topA gene encoding type I DNA topoisomerase yields the protein MASGKKLVIVESPTKMKSIQSYLGDDYEVLSSVGHIRDLADKRDIPEKDRAAYGKYSIDIENGFEPYYVVSDRKTKTVAELKRAVKNASEVLLATDEDREGEAIAWHLLETLKPKVPVKRMVFHEITKDAIQKAVEHTRELDTSLVDAQETRRVLDRLYGWDVSPVLWRKVGSGRDGQTLSAGRVQSAAMRMVVDRERERMAFVAANYWSIEATAARAAEGFAVKAVRLDGAPIATGRDFDDAGELKRAVVVLSEQDATALATALDRAAAATVTKVEAKPGTRRPYAPFTTSTLQQEAGRKLGMTAKTTMSVAQSLYERGYITYMRTDSTNLSTQAVQAAREQAVSLYGDKAVPLKPRVYASKSRNAQEAHEAIRPSGDRFRTPSEVAGQLARDEQRMYDLIWKRTVASQMADAKFETTTVTLEAQADGKRVELTASGTVYTFKGFLEAYEEGRDEKRNEADKTDEQSLPAVAEGDTLDLREAEAKGHQTSPKPRYTEATLVKALEDKGIGRPSTFASIIGVILDRGYVVKRGQALVPTWLAFSVTRLLEQHFAELVDYDFTAELEDDLDAIARGEQRRADWLKAFYFGGDGHPGLRNIVENLGEIDAREINATKLTDVATLRFGRYGPYLEVINPEAPDEKPRIINVPEDLAPDELTPEKVQELIDAPVAGNRVLGENPANGKIIVVKDGRFGPYLEEEDPVDPEAADAETGEVADEKPKKRTAKKDEPKPRRASLFKSMSPELIDLQTAIQLLDLPRVVGVDPESGEEITAQNGRYGPYLKKGTDSRSLQTEDQIFDITLDEALEIYKQPKYGARRAASALKEFDADPVSGKPIKVRDGRFGPYVTDGETNATIPRGESVDDITFERAVELIAEKRAKGPAKKRTTTRKTTTRKTAAKK